One window of Serinus canaria isolate serCan28SL12 chromosome 3, serCan2020, whole genome shotgun sequence genomic DNA carries:
- the COQ3 gene encoding ubiquinone biosynthesis O-methyltransferase, mitochondrial isoform X1, translating to MWAARALTRALRRRRAAAALPGAAGDDHADLSFQTGLRDILQDSNRKRQLKSGSTLPVSLTEMKSNIFTGKRPFSTSHSSVDSKEIKKFQLLAHKWWDEEGEYAALHSMNDIRVPFIRDTLLSMSSNYHLGNPLSGIKILDVGCGGGLLSEPLGRLGASVTGIDPVEDNIRTADRHKSFDPVLAKRIQYKSSSLEEIVEESMETFDVIVASEVVEHVADLEMFIKCCSQVLKPEGSLFITTINKTQLSYVLGIVVAEKIMGIVPEGTHEWEKFVPPEELERLLESNGFSVRSVKGMLYNPLSGSWSWVQSTSLNYALHAVKAAAPAQSHATDTLPETDAQQRSATAGTVPDSTV from the exons aTGTGGGCGGCCCGAGCGCTCACCCGCGCCCTGCGGCgccggcgggcggcggccgcgctgccgggggctgcgggcg ATGACCATGCTGATCTGTCTTTTCAGACAGGTCTGAGAGATATCCTTCAGGACTCCAACAGGAAAAGACAGCTGAAATCTGGTAGTACCTTGCCTGTCTCTCtgactgaaatgaaaagcaacat ATTCACTGGGAAGAGACCTTTCAGCACTTCACACTCATCAGTGGattcaaaggaaattaaaaaattccaGCTCCTTGCACATAAGTGGTGGGATGAAGAAGGAGAATATGCGGCCCTTCATTCTATGAATGATATTAGAGTGCCATTTATTAG agatACTCTGTTGAGCATGAGTAGTAATTATCATCTGGGAAATCCACTCTCTGGAATCAAGATTCTTGACGTGGGCTGTGGAGGAGGACTGCTGAGTGAG CCTTTAGGTAGACTGGGAGCTTCAGTTACTGGAATTGATCCTGTGGAGGACAACATTAGAACAGCAGATCGGCACAAGTCATTTGATCCAGTCCTGGCCAAGAGAATACAGTACAAGTCCAGTTCACTGGAGGAGATTGTGGAAGAGTCTATGGAAACCTTTGATGTAATTGTAGCTTCTGAAGTAGTGGAGCATGTGGCTGACCTTGAAATGTTTATCAAGTGTTGCTCTCAGGTGTTAAAG cCTGAAGGTTCTTTATTCATTACGACAATCAATAAAACACAATTGTCCTATGTCCTGGGAATTGTGGttgcagaaaaaataatgggGATTGTACCAGAAGGAACACATGAATGGGAGAAATTTGTTCCCCCTGAAGAGCTGGAGCGCCTCCTGGAATCAA atGGCTTTTCAGTCAGGAGTGTGAAGGGGATGTTGTACAATCCGCTCTcgggctcctggagctgggtgcAGAGCACGAGCCTGAACTACGCGCTGCACGCAGTCAAGGCTGCAGCTCCGGCACAGTCGCACGCCACAGACACCCTGCCAGAGACAGACGCTCAACAGCGCTcggccacagctggcactgtcCCAGACAGCACTGTCTGA
- the PNISR gene encoding arginine/serine-rich protein PNISR isoform X1 has translation MWDQGGQPWQQWPLNQQQWMQSFQHQQDPSQIDWAALAQAWIAQREASGQQNVVEQQGMMPNGQDISGIESGPNNHNNFQGDPNFNRMWQPEWGMPHQPPHPPPDQQWMTPTPPGQMEIVPPSEDSNSQDSGEFTPDNRHMFNQNNHNFGGPPDNFAMGPVNQFDYQHGAAFGPPQGGFHPPYWQPGPPGPPGPPAPPAPTQNRRERPSFRDRQRSPIAMPVKQEPPQIDAVKRRTLPAWIREGLEKMEREKQKKLEKERMEQQRSQMSKKEKKESEEAEEGDGPRLPQRSKFDSDEEDEDAENTEAVSVGKISRSPSPAPQEEQSEPEMTEEEKEYQMMMLTKMLLTEILLDVTNEEIYYVAKDVHRKATKAPAKQLAQSSALASLTGLGGLGGYGSGDSEDERSDRGSESSDTDDEELRHRIRQKQEAFWRKEREQQLLLEKQLEEEKLQNEKVSKEMNEFINKEQNSNLASQEAKEIEADMVHEKKRSPNAIAPDVELKKEGKERTGRSGSRSSSSGSSSSNSRSSSSSSTVSSSSYSTSSGSSRSTSRSSSPKRKKRHSRSRTPSHKVRRSRSRSYSHRNRRERSRSREKVRERRRSSRNHSAERGERRRNRSPSRERSWDRRRSGSRSRDRRANRASRSRSRDRRKAEDQRRSPTGNRHKHKSEGKDQERKKEQGGGVDKDKKKNRERERDQEKRKDKPKKEEKESKAGNHDDSRLKRKRDSERTFSRSDSICVKIIRQDSRQESKKITTKDSKKRSGSESSARSSSESPGSSKEKKAKKSKHIRSCSMEKSQRSGKKASRKHKSKSRSRSTTPLRRKR, from the exons ATGTGGGATCAAGGTGGACAACCTTGGCAGCAATGGCCTTTGAACCAACAGCAGTGGATGCAGTCATTTCAGCACCAGCAAGATCCAA GCCAGATTGACTGGGCTGCATTAGCTCAAGCATGGATTGCTCAGCGAGAAGCCTCAGGGCAACAGAATGTGGTGGAACAACAAGGAATGATGCCAAACGGACAGGATATTTCAGGAATAGAGTCTGGTCCAAACAACCATAATAATTTTCAGGGGGATCCCAATTTCAACAGAATGTGGCAGCCAG AATGGGGAATGCCTCACCAACCCCCTCACCCACCTCCAGATCAGCAGTGGATGACTCCAACCCCCCCAGGTCAAATGGAAATTGTTCCTCCATCGGAAGACAGCAACAGTCAGGACAGTGGGGAATTTACTCCTGACAACAGGCATATGTTTAACCAGAACAATCACAACTTTGGGGGACCTCCTGATAACTTTGCAATGGGGCCAGTGAACCAGTTTGACTATCAG CATGGGGCTGCTTTTGGTCCACCCCAAGGTGGATTTCACCCACCTTATTGGCAGCCAGGaccaccagggccaccaggtcctccagcacctcctgcacctACTCAGAATCGGAGGGAAAGACCCTCATTCAGAGATCGACAGCGTTCACCTATTGCGATGCCTGTGAAGCAGGAGCCTCCCCAGATTG ATGCTGTGAAGCGTAGAACTCTGCCTGCCTGGATTCGTGAGGGCCtggaaaagatggaaagagaaaaacagaaaaaattggaaaaagaaagaatggagCAGCAACGTTCACAGATGtctaaaaaagagaaaaaggaaagtgagGAGGCTGAAGAAGGGGATGGCCCACGGTTACCTCAGAGAAGTAAATTT GACAGTgatgaggaagatgaagatgctgaaaacacagaagctGTAAGTGTTGGGAAAATCAGCAGGAgtccatccccagctcctcaAGAGGAGCAAAGTGAAccagaaatgacagaagaagaaaaggagtaTCAAATG ATGATGCTGACAAAAATGCTGCTGACAGAGATTCTCTTAGATGTCACAAATGAAGAAATCTATTATGTGGCCAAAGATGTTCACCGTAAAGCAACTAAAG CTCCTGCAAAACAGCTGGCACAGTCCAGTGCACTGGCTTCCCTCACTGGACTCG GTGGACTGGGTGGTTATGGATCAGGAGACAGTGAAGATGAGAGGAGTGACAGAGGCTCTGAATCATCTGATACTGATGATGAGGAATTACGACACAGAATAAGGCAAAAACAGGAAGCGTtttggagaaaagagagagaacagcAACTACTACTAGAAAAACAGCTAGAAG aagaaaagctaCAAAACGAAAAAGTTTCAAAAGAGATGAATGAATTTATCAACAAAGAACAGAATAGTAACTTAGCATCACAGGAGGCAAAAGAAATTGAAGCAGATATGGTTCATGAAAAGAAGAGATCTCCAAATGCAATTGCACCTGATGTAGAACTCAAGAAAGAGGGTAAAGAGAGGACAGGAAGGAGTGGGTCAAGAAGCTCTAGCAGtggtagcagcagcagcaatagcaggagcagcagcagtagcagcacaGTATCCAGTTCATCGTATAGCACTAGCTCAGGTAGTAGTCGCAGCACTTCACGTTCTTCCTCTCccaaaaggaagaagagacaCAGTCGCAGTAGGACGCCATCACATAAAGTTAGGCGCAGTAGAAGCAGGAGTTACTCCCACAGaaacaggagagagaggagTAGGAGCAGGGAGAAAGTAAGGGAAAGGAGAAGATCTAGTAGAAATCACAGTGCTGAAAGGGGGGAGAGGCGGAGAAATCGGAGTCCTTCGAGAGAGAGAAGCTGGGATAGACGTAGAAGCGGCAGCCGCTCAAGAGACCGGCGAGCCAACCGTGCAAGCcgcagcaggagcagggacaggcgTAAAGCCGAAGACCAGCGTAGAAGCCCTACTGGAAATAGGCACAAACATAAAAGTGAGGGTAAAGAtcaagaaaggaagaaggagcaggGTGGAGGTGTagataaagacaaaaaaaagaacagagaaagggagagagatcaggaaaaaagaaaagataagcccaaaaaagaggaaaaagaaagtaaggCTGGCAATCATGATGACAGTagattaaagagaaaaagagacagcGAAAGAACTTTCTCTCGCAGTGATTCAATATGTGTGAAAATAATAAGACAGGATTCCagacaagaaagcaaaaaaattactaCCAAAGATAGCAAAAAACGATCAGGCTCTGAATCTAGTGCAAGGAGTAGTTCTGAATCACCAGGAAGCAGTAAAGAAAAGAAGGCTAAGAAATCGAAGCATATTCGGTCATGCTCCATGGAGAAATCTCAAAGGTCTGGTAAGAAGGCAAGCCGCAAACACAAGTCTAAGTCACGATCAAG atcAACAACTCCTCTTCGTCGTAAACGCTGA
- the COQ3 gene encoding ubiquinone biosynthesis O-methyltransferase, mitochondrial isoform X3, which translates to MKSNIFTGKRPFSTSHSSVDSKEIKKFQLLAHKWWDEEGEYAALHSMNDIRVPFIRDTLLSMSSNYHLGNPLSGIKILDVGCGGGLLSEPLGRLGASVTGIDPVEDNIRTADRHKSFDPVLAKRIQYKSSSLEEIVEESMETFDVIVASEVVEHVADLEMFIKCCSQVLKPEGSLFITTINKTQLSYVLGIVVAEKIMGIVPEGTHEWEKFVPPEELERLLESNGFSVRSVKGMLYNPLSGSWSWVQSTSLNYALHAVKAAAPAQSHATDTLPETDAQQRSATAGTVPDSTV; encoded by the exons atgaaaagcaacat ATTCACTGGGAAGAGACCTTTCAGCACTTCACACTCATCAGTGGattcaaaggaaattaaaaaattccaGCTCCTTGCACATAAGTGGTGGGATGAAGAAGGAGAATATGCGGCCCTTCATTCTATGAATGATATTAGAGTGCCATTTATTAG agatACTCTGTTGAGCATGAGTAGTAATTATCATCTGGGAAATCCACTCTCTGGAATCAAGATTCTTGACGTGGGCTGTGGAGGAGGACTGCTGAGTGAG CCTTTAGGTAGACTGGGAGCTTCAGTTACTGGAATTGATCCTGTGGAGGACAACATTAGAACAGCAGATCGGCACAAGTCATTTGATCCAGTCCTGGCCAAGAGAATACAGTACAAGTCCAGTTCACTGGAGGAGATTGTGGAAGAGTCTATGGAAACCTTTGATGTAATTGTAGCTTCTGAAGTAGTGGAGCATGTGGCTGACCTTGAAATGTTTATCAAGTGTTGCTCTCAGGTGTTAAAG cCTGAAGGTTCTTTATTCATTACGACAATCAATAAAACACAATTGTCCTATGTCCTGGGAATTGTGGttgcagaaaaaataatgggGATTGTACCAGAAGGAACACATGAATGGGAGAAATTTGTTCCCCCTGAAGAGCTGGAGCGCCTCCTGGAATCAA atGGCTTTTCAGTCAGGAGTGTGAAGGGGATGTTGTACAATCCGCTCTcgggctcctggagctgggtgcAGAGCACGAGCCTGAACTACGCGCTGCACGCAGTCAAGGCTGCAGCTCCGGCACAGTCGCACGCCACAGACACCCTGCCAGAGACAGACGCTCAACAGCGCTcggccacagctggcactgtcCCAGACAGCACTGTCTGA
- the PNISR gene encoding arginine/serine-rich protein PNISR isoform X2 translates to MMPNGQDISGIESGPNNHNNFQGDPNFNRMWQPEWGMPHQPPHPPPDQQWMTPTPPGQMEIVPPSEDSNSQDSGEFTPDNRHMFNQNNHNFGGPPDNFAMGPVNQFDYQHGAAFGPPQGGFHPPYWQPGPPGPPGPPAPPAPTQNRRERPSFRDRQRSPIAMPVKQEPPQIDAVKRRTLPAWIREGLEKMEREKQKKLEKERMEQQRSQMSKKEKKESEEAEEGDGPRLPQRSKFDSDEEDEDAENTEAVSVGKISRSPSPAPQEEQSEPEMTEEEKEYQMMMLTKMLLTEILLDVTNEEIYYVAKDVHRKATKAPAKQLAQSSALASLTGLGGLGGYGSGDSEDERSDRGSESSDTDDEELRHRIRQKQEAFWRKEREQQLLLEKQLEEEKLQNEKVSKEMNEFINKEQNSNLASQEAKEIEADMVHEKKRSPNAIAPDVELKKEGKERTGRSGSRSSSSGSSSSNSRSSSSSSTVSSSSYSTSSGSSRSTSRSSSPKRKKRHSRSRTPSHKVRRSRSRSYSHRNRRERSRSREKVRERRRSSRNHSAERGERRRNRSPSRERSWDRRRSGSRSRDRRANRASRSRSRDRRKAEDQRRSPTGNRHKHKSEGKDQERKKEQGGGVDKDKKKNRERERDQEKRKDKPKKEEKESKAGNHDDSRLKRKRDSERTFSRSDSICVKIIRQDSRQESKKITTKDSKKRSGSESSARSSSESPGSSKEKKAKKSKHIRSCSMEKSQRSGKKASRKHKSKSRSRSTTPLRRKR, encoded by the exons ATGATGCCAAACGGACAGGATATTTCAGGAATAGAGTCTGGTCCAAACAACCATAATAATTTTCAGGGGGATCCCAATTTCAACAGAATGTGGCAGCCAG AATGGGGAATGCCTCACCAACCCCCTCACCCACCTCCAGATCAGCAGTGGATGACTCCAACCCCCCCAGGTCAAATGGAAATTGTTCCTCCATCGGAAGACAGCAACAGTCAGGACAGTGGGGAATTTACTCCTGACAACAGGCATATGTTTAACCAGAACAATCACAACTTTGGGGGACCTCCTGATAACTTTGCAATGGGGCCAGTGAACCAGTTTGACTATCAG CATGGGGCTGCTTTTGGTCCACCCCAAGGTGGATTTCACCCACCTTATTGGCAGCCAGGaccaccagggccaccaggtcctccagcacctcctgcacctACTCAGAATCGGAGGGAAAGACCCTCATTCAGAGATCGACAGCGTTCACCTATTGCGATGCCTGTGAAGCAGGAGCCTCCCCAGATTG ATGCTGTGAAGCGTAGAACTCTGCCTGCCTGGATTCGTGAGGGCCtggaaaagatggaaagagaaaaacagaaaaaattggaaaaagaaagaatggagCAGCAACGTTCACAGATGtctaaaaaagagaaaaaggaaagtgagGAGGCTGAAGAAGGGGATGGCCCACGGTTACCTCAGAGAAGTAAATTT GACAGTgatgaggaagatgaagatgctgaaaacacagaagctGTAAGTGTTGGGAAAATCAGCAGGAgtccatccccagctcctcaAGAGGAGCAAAGTGAAccagaaatgacagaagaagaaaaggagtaTCAAATG ATGATGCTGACAAAAATGCTGCTGACAGAGATTCTCTTAGATGTCACAAATGAAGAAATCTATTATGTGGCCAAAGATGTTCACCGTAAAGCAACTAAAG CTCCTGCAAAACAGCTGGCACAGTCCAGTGCACTGGCTTCCCTCACTGGACTCG GTGGACTGGGTGGTTATGGATCAGGAGACAGTGAAGATGAGAGGAGTGACAGAGGCTCTGAATCATCTGATACTGATGATGAGGAATTACGACACAGAATAAGGCAAAAACAGGAAGCGTtttggagaaaagagagagaacagcAACTACTACTAGAAAAACAGCTAGAAG aagaaaagctaCAAAACGAAAAAGTTTCAAAAGAGATGAATGAATTTATCAACAAAGAACAGAATAGTAACTTAGCATCACAGGAGGCAAAAGAAATTGAAGCAGATATGGTTCATGAAAAGAAGAGATCTCCAAATGCAATTGCACCTGATGTAGAACTCAAGAAAGAGGGTAAAGAGAGGACAGGAAGGAGTGGGTCAAGAAGCTCTAGCAGtggtagcagcagcagcaatagcaggagcagcagcagtagcagcacaGTATCCAGTTCATCGTATAGCACTAGCTCAGGTAGTAGTCGCAGCACTTCACGTTCTTCCTCTCccaaaaggaagaagagacaCAGTCGCAGTAGGACGCCATCACATAAAGTTAGGCGCAGTAGAAGCAGGAGTTACTCCCACAGaaacaggagagagaggagTAGGAGCAGGGAGAAAGTAAGGGAAAGGAGAAGATCTAGTAGAAATCACAGTGCTGAAAGGGGGGAGAGGCGGAGAAATCGGAGTCCTTCGAGAGAGAGAAGCTGGGATAGACGTAGAAGCGGCAGCCGCTCAAGAGACCGGCGAGCCAACCGTGCAAGCcgcagcaggagcagggacaggcgTAAAGCCGAAGACCAGCGTAGAAGCCCTACTGGAAATAGGCACAAACATAAAAGTGAGGGTAAAGAtcaagaaaggaagaaggagcaggGTGGAGGTGTagataaagacaaaaaaaagaacagagaaagggagagagatcaggaaaaaagaaaagataagcccaaaaaagaggaaaaagaaagtaaggCTGGCAATCATGATGACAGTagattaaagagaaaaagagacagcGAAAGAACTTTCTCTCGCAGTGATTCAATATGTGTGAAAATAATAAGACAGGATTCCagacaagaaagcaaaaaaattactaCCAAAGATAGCAAAAAACGATCAGGCTCTGAATCTAGTGCAAGGAGTAGTTCTGAATCACCAGGAAGCAGTAAAGAAAAGAAGGCTAAGAAATCGAAGCATATTCGGTCATGCTCCATGGAGAAATCTCAAAGGTCTGGTAAGAAGGCAAGCCGCAAACACAAGTCTAAGTCACGATCAAG atcAACAACTCCTCTTCGTCGTAAACGCTGA
- the COQ3 gene encoding ubiquinone biosynthesis O-methyltransferase, mitochondrial isoform X2: MWAARALTRALRRRRAAAALPGAAGGLRDILQDSNRKRQLKSGSTLPVSLTEMKSNIFTGKRPFSTSHSSVDSKEIKKFQLLAHKWWDEEGEYAALHSMNDIRVPFIRDTLLSMSSNYHLGNPLSGIKILDVGCGGGLLSEPLGRLGASVTGIDPVEDNIRTADRHKSFDPVLAKRIQYKSSSLEEIVEESMETFDVIVASEVVEHVADLEMFIKCCSQVLKPEGSLFITTINKTQLSYVLGIVVAEKIMGIVPEGTHEWEKFVPPEELERLLESNGFSVRSVKGMLYNPLSGSWSWVQSTSLNYALHAVKAAAPAQSHATDTLPETDAQQRSATAGTVPDSTV, translated from the exons aTGTGGGCGGCCCGAGCGCTCACCCGCGCCCTGCGGCgccggcgggcggcggccgcgctgccgggggctgcgggcg GTCTGAGAGATATCCTTCAGGACTCCAACAGGAAAAGACAGCTGAAATCTGGTAGTACCTTGCCTGTCTCTCtgactgaaatgaaaagcaacat ATTCACTGGGAAGAGACCTTTCAGCACTTCACACTCATCAGTGGattcaaaggaaattaaaaaattccaGCTCCTTGCACATAAGTGGTGGGATGAAGAAGGAGAATATGCGGCCCTTCATTCTATGAATGATATTAGAGTGCCATTTATTAG agatACTCTGTTGAGCATGAGTAGTAATTATCATCTGGGAAATCCACTCTCTGGAATCAAGATTCTTGACGTGGGCTGTGGAGGAGGACTGCTGAGTGAG CCTTTAGGTAGACTGGGAGCTTCAGTTACTGGAATTGATCCTGTGGAGGACAACATTAGAACAGCAGATCGGCACAAGTCATTTGATCCAGTCCTGGCCAAGAGAATACAGTACAAGTCCAGTTCACTGGAGGAGATTGTGGAAGAGTCTATGGAAACCTTTGATGTAATTGTAGCTTCTGAAGTAGTGGAGCATGTGGCTGACCTTGAAATGTTTATCAAGTGTTGCTCTCAGGTGTTAAAG cCTGAAGGTTCTTTATTCATTACGACAATCAATAAAACACAATTGTCCTATGTCCTGGGAATTGTGGttgcagaaaaaataatgggGATTGTACCAGAAGGAACACATGAATGGGAGAAATTTGTTCCCCCTGAAGAGCTGGAGCGCCTCCTGGAATCAA atGGCTTTTCAGTCAGGAGTGTGAAGGGGATGTTGTACAATCCGCTCTcgggctcctggagctgggtgcAGAGCACGAGCCTGAACTACGCGCTGCACGCAGTCAAGGCTGCAGCTCCGGCACAGTCGCACGCCACAGACACCCTGCCAGAGACAGACGCTCAACAGCGCTcggccacagctggcactgtcCCAGACAGCACTGTCTGA